From Candoia aspera isolate rCanAsp1 chromosome 4, rCanAsp1.hap2, whole genome shotgun sequence, a single genomic window includes:
- the LOC134496448 gene encoding olfactory receptor 6A2-like produces MQRENRTNAFILVGFPGSFGLQVSLFIIFLIIYSLTVTENIVIILLIRVNINLHKPMYLFLCNLSFLEIWYVSVTIPKMLVGFVMEKKEISFIGCMAQLYFFLALACTECVLLAVMAYDRYVAICYPLCYPVMMSQELCILLAAGSWMSGFFIAMGKVYFISRLSYCGPNVINHFFCDVSPLLNLACTDMSLAEHMDFLLALLILLVPLSVTIASYFYIISTVLHIPSAKGKRKAFSTCASHLLVVTIFYCASLFIYARPRALSSVDSNKLVSVIYTVLTPLLNPVIYCLRNREFKNALGKTITGTL; encoded by the coding sequence ATGCAAAGAGAGAACAGAACAAATGCATTTATCTTGGTTGGGTTTCCTGGAAGCTTTGGATTACAGGTTTCACTCTTCATTATTTTCCTGATTATATATTCATTGACTGTCACAGAGAACATTGTGATCATTTTACTCATCAGGGTGAATATCAATCTCCATAAGCCTATGTATCTGTTTTTATGCAATCTTTCTTTCCTGGAGATCTGGTATGTCTCTGTCACAATCCCCAAGATGCTTGTTGGCTTTgtgatggagaagaaggagattTCCTTTATTGGTTGCATGGCTCAGCTGTACTTCTTCCTAGCTCTAGCATGCACAGAGTGTGTTCTTCTAGCTGTTATGGCCTATGACCGCTATGTGGCCATTTGCTACCCATTGTGCTATCCAGTCATGATGAGTCAAGAGCTCTGCATTCTCTTAGCAGCTGGTTCCTGGATGAGCGGCTTTTTCATAGCCATGGGGAAAGTCTATTTTATTTCACGCCTTAGCTACTGTGGACCAAATGTTATCAATCATTTTTTTTGTGATGTATCTCCTCTTCTCAATCTGGCCTGCACTGATATGTCATTGGCTGAACACATGGACTTTCTACTAGCTTTGCTCATTCTCCTTGTTCCACTATCTGTAACAATTGCTTCCTATTTTTATATCATCTCCACAGTCCTCCACATCCCTTCAGCCAAAGGGAAGCGGAAAGCCTTTTCCACATGTGCCTCACATCTTCTGGTAGTCACTATTTTCTACTGTGCTTCCCTTTTCATCTATGCACGTCCAAGGGCCCTCTCATCTGTTGACTCCAACAAGCTGGTATCTGTTATTTATACTGTTCTAACACCACTCCTCAATCCAGTCATCTACTGCCTGAGAAATCGGGAATTCAAAAATGCCCTCGGAAAAACTATTACTGGGACTTTATAG
- the LOC134496449 gene encoding olfactory receptor 6F1-like: MESANQSVVKAFVILGFPASVQVRILFFALVLATYVLTIIANVVIISVIKMNHELQRPMYYFLGNFSFLEIWYTTSTVPKMLESFLVGGSSITVAGCIVQLYIFFSLGSTECFLLATMAYDRYSAICNPLHYPTLMTLHLTIWLVTAAWVGGFLAPLLPILLISQLSFCGPKEIHHFFCDAGPLLRRSCGNAFLSSTLVSVLASMVILSTCLLIMLSYIFIISTILRIPSATGRQKAFSTCGSHLAVVVIYYSTVIFIYVRPISPFASDLDTVASVFYAVVTPLLNPIIYSLRNKEVKDALKRMVRQNKFIVFRLFIVEISCNFAVFFCIVTPVPLMSAAYGNYNKRTTNME; the protein is encoded by the exons ATGGAATCTGCCAACCAGAGTGTGGTAAAAGCATTTGTCATCTTGGGTTTTCCTGCTTCTGTCCAGGTCCGTATTTTGTTTTTTGCTCTGGTCTTGGCCACCTATGTCCTCACCATCATTGCCAATGTGGTTATCATATCAGTCATTAAGATGAACCATGAACTACAACGCCCCAtgtattattttcttggcaatttctccTTCCTGGAGATCTGGTATACTACCTCCACAGTACCTAAAATGCTGGAAAGTTTCCTGGTTGGTGGAAGTAGCATAACTGTGGCAGGCTGCATCGTGCAGCTCTATATCTTCTTCTCCTTGGGCTCTACTGAGTGCTTCCTTCTGGCCACTATGGCTTATGACCGCTACTCAGCCATCTGCAATCCTCTTCATTATCCAACCCTTATGACTTTGCATCTAACAATTTGGTTGGTGACAGCAGCCTGGGTTGGTGGATTCCTGGCTCCTTTGCTCCCCATCCTCCTCATATCCCAGCTCTCCTTCTGTGGGCCTAAGGAGATCCACCATTTCTTTTGTGATGCTGGGCCTCTGCTGAGGAGATCATGTGGCAATGCCTTTCTCAGTTCTACATTGGTCTCTGTGTTGGCCTCCATGGTTATCCTCAGCACATGTCTGTTAATCATGCTTTCCTACATTTTTATCATTTCAACCATTCTCCGCATCCCTTCAGCCACTGGCAGGCAGAAAGCCTTTTCAACCTGTGGGTCACACCTTGCTGTTGTGGTGATTTATTATTCCACAGTGATCTTTATCTATGTACGGCCCATCTCCCCTTTTGCTTCTGATCTGGACACAGTGGCATCAGTCTTTTATGCTGTAGTTACTCCACTGCTTAATCCAATTATTTATAGCTTAAGGAACAAGGAGGTGAAAGATGCTCTGAAAAGGATGGTGAGACAGAATAAG tttatagtatttagattattcattgtagAAATTAGTTGTAATTTTGCAGTATTCTTTTGCATTGTAACACCTGTACCTT